The following are encoded in a window of Deinococcus misasensis DSM 22328 genomic DNA:
- a CDS encoding (4Fe-4S)-binding protein, which yields MAQRDYQNESLIVHWNSELCVHSGNCARGLGSVFKPKERPWIQLEGGTAQQIQEAIDRCPSGALTYTLK from the coding sequence ATGGCCCAGCGTGACTACCAAAACGAAAGCTTGATCGTGCACTGGAACAGCGAACTTTGTGTGCACTCTGGAAACTGCGCCCGGGGGTTGGGGTCGGTGTTCAAACCCAAAGAACGCCCATGGATCCAGTTGGAGGGAGGCACGGCACAGCAGATTCAGGAAGCCATTGACCGCTGTCCCTCGGGTGCCCTGACCTACACCCTGAAGTGA